In one window of Thermotoga sp. Mc24 DNA:
- a CDS encoding ROK family transcriptional regulator, with protein MPKSVRAENISRILKRIMKSPVSRVELAEELGLTKTTVGEIVKIFLEKKIIVEEKDSPKGVGRPTKSLKISSNCAHVLGIEVTRDEIAACLIDASMNILAHEAHPFPSQSDREETLNVMYRIIDRVKDMMEKLGNKLSALTVAAPGPIDTERGIIIDPRNFPLSQIPLASLLREKYGIEVWVENDADMGAVGEKWYTKRDDSFAWILTGKGIGAGIIIDGELYRGENGYAGEIGYTRVFNGNEYVFLEDICNENVVLEYIRSMGFSSLTEARDSGDIRVRKYFDDIARYFSVGLLDLIHLFGISKIVIGGFFKELGENFLEKIKIEVETHLLYKHSVDISFSKVQEPVIAFGAAVHALENYLERVTTS; from the coding sequence TTGCCGAAATCGGTGAGAGCAGAAAACATATCGAGGATTCTGAAACGAATAATGAAATCACCCGTGTCGCGTGTGGAACTCGCGGAAGAACTCGGTCTCACCAAGACCACAGTCGGTGAGATCGTAAAGATTTTCCTGGAGAAGAAGATCATCGTTGAAGAGAAAGATTCTCCGAAGGGGGTGGGAAGACCCACAAAATCTTTGAAAATTTCGTCGAATTGCGCTCATGTTCTCGGTATAGAGGTGACGAGGGACGAAATAGCCGCCTGTCTCATAGATGCCAGTATGAACATTCTCGCACATGAAGCACATCCTTTTCCATCTCAAAGTGATAGAGAGGAAACATTGAATGTCATGTACAGAATCATAGATCGTGTAAAAGATATGATGGAAAAACTCGGTAACAAACTTTCAGCACTGACAGTGGCAGCCCCTGGACCGATAGATACTGAAAGAGGCATCATCATAGATCCGAGAAACTTTCCACTTTCTCAGATTCCTCTGGCGAGCCTTTTGAGAGAGAAGTATGGCATCGAAGTCTGGGTGGAAAACGACGCGGACATGGGAGCCGTAGGAGAAAAGTGGTATACAAAGCGGGATGATTCTTTCGCCTGGATTCTGACGGGAAAGGGAATAGGAGCTGGCATCATCATCGATGGAGAACTCTATCGGGGAGAAAACGGATACGCTGGAGAGATCGGATACACCAGAGTTTTCAATGGAAACGAGTACGTCTTTCTGGAGGATATATGCAATGAAAATGTTGTTCTGGAGTACATTCGTTCTATGGGGTTCAGCTCTTTGACTGAAGCGAGAGATTCTGGTGATATTCGAGTGAGGAAGTACTTTGATGACATAGCGAGGTATTTCAGTGTAGGCCTTTTGGATTTGATACACCTTTTCGGGATATCGAAGATCGTCATAGGAGGTTTTTTCAAAGAACTCGGTGAGAATTTTCTGGAAAAGATCAAAATCGAAGTGGAAACACACCTTCTTTACAAACACAGTGTGGATATAAGCTTTTCGAAAGTACAGGAACCGGTGATCGCCTTTGGAGCAGCCGTACATGCACTGGAAAATTATCTCGAGAGAGTAACAACGAGTTAA
- a CDS encoding glycoside hydrolase family 130 protein produces MKVFTEKIPNIPWEERPEGYTGPVWRYSKNPIIGRNPVPKGARVFNSAVVPYNGEFVGVFRIDHKNTRPFLHFGRSKDGINWEIEPEEIQWVDVNGEPFQPSYAYDPRVVKIEDTYYITFCTDDHGPTIGVGMTKDFKTFVRLPNAYVPFNRNGVLFPRKINGKYVMLNRPSDNGHTPFGDIFLSESPDMIHWGNHRFVLGRSSYNWWENLKIGAGPYPIETSEGWLLIYHGVTLTCNGYVYSFGAALLDLDDPSKVLYRSRYYLLTPEEEYETVGFVPNVVFPCAALCDADTGRVAIYYGAADTHVALAFGYIDEIVDFVKRNSM; encoded by the coding sequence ATGAAAGTGTTTACGGAGAAAATTCCAAACATTCCCTGGGAAGAAAGGCCGGAAGGCTACACTGGTCCTGTGTGGAGATACAGCAAAAACCCGATAATTGGAAGAAACCCGGTTCCAAAGGGAGCAAGAGTCTTCAACTCCGCAGTTGTACCGTACAACGGAGAGTTTGTGGGGGTGTTCAGGATCGATCACAAGAACACAAGGCCCTTCCTTCACTTCGGAAGGAGTAAAGACGGAATAAACTGGGAAATAGAGCCAGAAGAGATACAGTGGGTGGATGTGAATGGAGAACCGTTCCAGCCGAGTTACGCTTACGATCCAAGGGTAGTGAAGATAGAGGATACTTACTACATAACCTTCTGTACAGACGACCACGGCCCCACGATTGGAGTGGGCATGACCAAGGATTTCAAAACATTCGTTCGACTTCCGAACGCTTACGTTCCATTCAACAGAAACGGAGTTCTCTTCCCAAGGAAGATAAATGGGAAATATGTGATGCTCAACAGACCGAGCGACAACGGTCACACCCCGTTTGGAGACATATTTCTCAGTGAAAGCCCCGATATGATACACTGGGGTAACCACAGGTTCGTCTTGGGAAGAAGCAGTTACAACTGGTGGGAGAATCTGAAAATAGGAGCGGGACCGTATCCAATAGAAACCAGCGAAGGATGGCTGCTCATATACCACGGTGTGACACTCACCTGCAACGGCTACGTGTACAGTTTTGGAGCAGCTCTCCTCGATCTCGACGATCCCAGCAAGGTTCTCTACAGGTCGAGGTACTATCTTCTGACGCCGGAAGAAGAGTACGAAACGGTGGGCTTCGTTCCAAACGTTGTCTTTCCGTGTGCCGCGCTCTGCGACGCCGACACAGGAAGAGTTGCAATATACTACGGTGCGGCAGACACCCACGTGGCCCTTGCATTTGGATACATCGACGAGATCGTGGATTTTGTGAAAAGAAATTCTATGTGA